agatgattttacttttAAGATTTTGCGTACAAACAAGGAGTAACATCTAAGTGACTTTTGGTAATGTCTGTGAACTGTGGATTACTGGATTTTGTATACCTAAATATATATGTTGTGTCCTTGCATGTAATTATaatagggttaaatgcaatttcacttagttaacgaccaggagcaagttgcTCAGTTTGTccggcgtggcgtggcgtagCGTTTCATTGCATGGCGTTAGCGTTAGGGTTTATTGGTATTTTGGGGGGGGTGCCTGCAGCGTTTGTAGCGTCGGCGTGTATTAGTCTGTGGGGTGCTTTCCCGGACGTCTTCGGGCAGTTCTAGCGGTCAGTGGCTCCTTTGCATATTAGGCATGCGCCTGCGCATGTCCTCATTGCTTGGCTCAGCGTTTGGTGTGGTGGCGTTCGTGTGCTTTCTAGtatttcccctccctcctctccctattcCAGGGAGTAGGGGCCTCTCCTCAATAGTTTTTTCCattgaactcactgttcagtgtgacgggtgcttgaTTTGGGGTCTGGGGTGGTGGGCGGGGCTTGTAGCTGGGATGCGGGTAGGGCAGGCTCATGGCGTGTTCCaccgacctgggtttgggttATTAGTTTCAGTCCCCAGATActtgagcacccaacctccatttgcgacacaggcattaaataattattgcaatgttAATTTGATATGATACTAGGATGGCACCTTTCCCAGCACCTCATGTGCTTCATCACAGGAAGCCCAAGAAAGCTGTTTCACAGGCCAGTCTCCAATCTCTGCTCTGAAAGTGACTCTTTTAAGCAGTGAATGGCGATCTACAAAGGGAGGCCTGTCAACCATCAACAGGGAGCTGGCTATTCATTTGGCAAAACACAGCAAAGTAGAAGTCAGTATGTATCTTCCTCAGTGCAGTGAGGAAGATAAAAGAGCAGCAGCTGCACACAATGTCTGCATCATTGAGGCAGAGGAGATACCTGGATATGATCCAATTGACTGGTTGGCCACTATTCCAAGAGATCATCAAATGGACTTTGTGATTGGCCATGGAATCTATCTTGGTCGACAGGTTCCTCACATTGAACGAGTACACCAGGGATGCAGATGGATTCAGGTTGTTCATACTGACCACGAAGAGCATGGAATGTTCAAGAACTATGCAGATTCCATTGCCAAAGGGGAGAAAAAGCACCAAGCAGAGGTGGGTCTTTGTAAATTAGCTGATCAAGTTGTGGCCATTGGACCCAAACTAGAGGAAGCCTTTTCCCGCTACTTGCGATCTTATGGGAAGGATGTCTTGACTCTGACTCCAGGGATCTTCTCTGAGTTTGCTGATGTACCTCAAGCTGCTGAAGAAAGAGGAAGGTTTCGTGTTTTAGTCTTTGGGCGTGGTGACAGTGAAGACTTTAACTTGAAGGGTTATGACATCGCTGCCCGTGCAGTCGCTGAGCTTTGCAAACATGAGCCACAGCACTTCAAACTTGTATTTGTTGGTGCGCCAAAAGGAGAAGAGGAGAAAGTTAGAGAAATGTTGTTGAAGGAAGGCATTGCAGCAAGCCAACTAATTGTACGTAGTTATAAGGAAAGAGAGCAGCTTGCTGCACAATTTTGTGAAGTAGATCTCGCCATAATGCCATCAAGAAGTGAAGGCTTTGGATTGGCTGCACTTGAAGCTTTGTCTGCTGGTCTGCCTGTGCTTGTCAGTGGTAACTCTGGTATAGGGGATGCCTtgaaaaagttgccatttgGTTTGAGCTATGTTGTTGATTCAGATGACGCAAGTGAGTGGGCCAAGGCAATCCGTGCAATTCGTGACAAGAAAAGCAAGCTACGGCTCAGGGAAGCTGTCAAGCTTCGTGAAGCCTACGCAGAGAAGTACCATTGGGAAGGAGAATGTCGCAGACTTGTAGAGAGGATGCTCGAGTTTATTCAAGGTTAGTGTCTTAAAGTTAAGAGGAATTCATGTGTAAATAAAGATGTCAGCATTACAGATACACATAGTGACTCTTTCTCAGCATTAGTGATACACATGTTGACTCTTTCAATGaaagttaataatatacacCTAATCACTGGTCCCCTggggaacagtgaattttgtttccctcgaATCCAAAactaatgtttccctcgacttggTCTTGGGAAACATAAAGGTtcaagggaaacaaaattcactgttccccAAAGGACCAGTCATTAAGTTATTTGTTAtataggaaaacaaagaaagaaaaaaggtgtTGAGATTCCAGAGACAACATCAGGCCACCTTCAACTGCAATAATTGCTCTCATCACGTGCAACATTTCCCGGGTAACAGTGAACTATTTCCCATTTTACGTCATAGTTTTTGCAATTGTTGCTGCTTGTGGCATTGGCGGGGAACAGTTTCACTGTtagatgtcatgtgaccatgaACTAGTCATTGAATGTGAGAGCTGTGGTGGGAAAAACACCAGATATACAAAAATTTATCATGTTAAGGTTGCATAAGTTTGATTCAAAATTACAGTGCACAATTCAAATGAATAATAGGAAATAATAGAAAAACATGGACATTTAGTACATCAAATCAAAAACATTACATACTGTACATGATATGCACTTCAACAAAACTAATGTACAATGTCCTTCAAACTAGGGTGGCTAGATGTATCAGTACCATATCCAACAACGTCATCTTAAAGGAGAGAATGATGTTTAACCTGAGTAATTTATgctatttataaatttgctgGAAGTCAGGGAGCCATTTAGTTTTTAGTGTGGTCACACAATGCTACTCTCCACAAATGATTGGTTCCCTTTGgacaacatttcttttcaccaCATCTTCATATTATTTGCTCATTATCCTCAGATGTAGTGTTTGCAGGAATTGCAGGAAATGCAATGGCTGATGACTAAGAAGCCATTTGAAATTATATATTAATCTCAATTCTGctcgcgttttgattggttcgcAGCTCTGATCTCTTAAAGGACAGACACATAGATGACAACAGCGCTAGATTCGAGTTTGAAtctgaaccaatcacaatttgttcatttgtaAAGCAACCAAcaaatttgcttcattttctgTAGACAATAACTTACTTCAAAAGTGAGAAAAGGATAaacttgacttgtttttttatgaaaacaagcaaatttgTAAGATTTCTCTCTTTACTATTTATAACAAATACAtgtagattccatgttgctgtgtTCAGTAACATCAAGGaagatgtcaaaatgtggcaagaacatcagtgacacacttgGCTATTGCCTTGTGTGCCaccttttttgttcttaccacattttgatgtcacctgtgatctattacttaACAGATGCATGGCAAAATAGAATCTGTTTGTTAAATGCAATGAATGTTGGCAGTattcacaacaaaattaatgtcaacCTAATTTAATTGTTGCATTCTGTGCCCATGTAATCTAAATAACGCAGCATTGAGTCAAAAATACCAAAGATATAAATTATAGAAAGGACCTACAGCAAGGAGCTCAGGAGAAAAGTTTGGTTATGAAGTAACTTGTGGACTGACGACAAATGCCAAAAGTATTTTACTTTAAGTCCACAAGGAATCATAGTTAAATCAGGGTTCAACCAGCTGTGatgtgaataaaattaatgctctTGATTTGGAAGgtgaattattattgacaGGATTTCAGAGTCTAGAATTTATTAAAGTCCATCTTGTCTCCTTCCACTGAAAGTTTTTGTTTGGCTCTTGGATTACCCCAATCCTGCCGTTGACACAATTTAGGACATGGAAACACTGTAAAGCTTGTAAAAGAGCCTTGTCTTCCTCTGGAAATAACACTGAATTACCTGTGGCTTTTGATATATcagcaataattatcaataaaattaatgtatcaCAAAATGTAATATTGGCCTACCCAATTTTCTTTAAGCACACTCAGGGCAATTTCACAAGCCTAGGATGATGTGGCCAGTGCATGCTTGCATGCAGAGTAGGAAGTCTTTGTTTATTCACGTAGGAAGCTCTGGTACACTGTCTTTACACTTTGCCACCTAGGGATCACACTATTGTGAAGCTActcttaaatttgaaaaagcatGCAATGCAGGATGATGTGAAGGTTCTTGAAGTTTAATGGATAATGTTCAACATCTTCTGtgggaaaaagcaaaacaaatactTTTGGTTGATTATCTCTGAACTTAGAAAACTTTGTACTCGACTCAATTCTTGAGTTTTGCTCTTTGACATTCACCACTCATAGGATTTGAGTATCAAGAACTTGATTTGAGTAGCAAGGTTCATTGAGGGTTGTAAACTTGCCTGTAACCCACACTGACCTCTAGCCTTTGAATTGGGTGCAACATAACTACTATTGTACCTGGAATAATTATGTGTAGTTCTGTAGGAAGAGATAAAAATTCAACCCATGCACTCTTGATGCcaaaagtttttattttatgaccttaattgtctttttttatagTTCATGACGAATCAATTGATAATCATGTGTTATGATTTGCCAGAATGTTTACTTTTACacaataattttaagaaagccatttttttttttattagaatggctttaaaaacattaataataactCACCAAGTATTCAGCCTAATAAGCCTAATAAGTAATATTCAGCCTAATAAGTGGTGTACAATCACTGTCCTTGAGCCTTTGAAATGAGTGCaacataataatgattattagtATACATGGAATATATTTAGTCCTGTGGTAAGAGAGAAAAATTCAACCAGTGCACTCTTGATGCCAAAAGTGGACCTCGATTGTCCTTTTTTATAGTTCATAACGAATCAGTTGGTAATCATGTACTATGATATGtcagaatttttatttttacatgaTGTTTTTAAGTTAACAAGCTATTTTTTGCATTAGAATAGctttaaaaacattaattaCTTAATCACTGAGTATTCAAGCTAATAAGAAGTGTGCGTATGCAGTAAGTCGAAAAGAAATTGATCTAAGTTTCTAGACTCGGACAAAACTTGATTATAAAATCCTTTCTGTGCATTAGTTATCTTGCAATTTTTAGCCAACCTGTTTTGCTCCTTTAAATTGTTTTCGTTAAAAAAAGATAGATGGCGTGAAAGTTATATTGCTAGGATCTTTCAATGACTGTCTTACTTGGACACCTTCACAGAGACCTCTACAGCACCAGATCAAGCTGTTGCAGCAGTTAACTTGGGTGAACAAGGACCTAGTTCAGTTTCAGAATCAGTTTCCTATCCTGATGCTACAACAATACAGCACATTGTGGGTGATGTAGTGAGCTCAGGCAGAGGAAATGGTAAGACGTCAAGGGAACCAAGACCTTCAGAAACCATTATATTGAACGATAGTTCGTGTGCAAGCATTACTCTGCTGTTTTCCCTGTACAGAAATAAAACTTTCACAGCTCCATGTCACTACTCCTTTATGAAATGCAGTCACTTCAAGGTAAGACCTGGTGAGCTGTTCTCCATTCCCCAAAAGCTGATTCCTCAATGAGCAATTCAGGCATGAGAGCTAGAAATGAATATTAAACTGAATTTTATTCTGATCAGTAACCAGCTGCAACAATTTCACATATGACTAAGAAGCCCAAAATTAAcagtaaattaataaatttgacattttattttctttgatgcagTAATTCAACGGGAAGGACCAGGGACACATCCCTTGACCACAACTGAAAGAAGACCACGACTGAATGCAGGTACCTTGATAGTCAGGTTTTATTTGTAGTTTGTGAAGATGAATGATTAAGAAGACTTTTGGTTACAATAGGTTGTCGTTGCACAGATAAGCTATTCATTTGATGAGGTATTGGTTAGCTGGCTGCCTATATAATTAGCACCTTGAATCAAAGACTCCTTACTTCCATTTTACTAACTTACCATTATAACTTACCAATAAGTTGTCTGTACTTGATGACATTTCCTCTAAAACTACAGTAAATGCCTCACTCTTAAACCTAAGAGTGGCGGAAAAAATACACACATTTCCCCTAAATGCTAATGTCATACCTCCAAATGTATGCGATACCATGTAAATGTCCTTAAACTCATCACAGTCACATAATTATGTTGTATACCCTTTCCGCCCCTACGATCAATGTGAGTATATCCGCAGTTCAACTACATGAAGTAATTAAATCATATCTAGAGATTTATTATGTTCTTTGATGCATGGGCGACAGAAGCTGGGAAAGGAGAGGCGCTTCAACTCCCCCACTTTTgtagaataataaataacctTGATTAtctgatcatctgggtgagtGGAgccctgagaaggactgttgtgtGCGACTCACTTTTCGATAACCCGTGCAGAAACCATCTTCCGAGTCAAGTGACTACAGtcagttgaaatttcaaacaccctggtgagcgatttgattggtcaatagaaaGAGATGTGGTTGGTAAACGCGTGATGCGATTGGCTGTGGAGTCGTGTGCGGAGacaggttatgcaaatagatgggttgCAAGATGAATAATGAACAATGTGTTAAGTGTCCTGTTGAGTAGTCATTTTTAAGGTTCAGGAAGAAATTACTTTTTTAATGGGATTGTAATGGAGGCAGCAATTACTTTCATGGTCGTTATTACACCAGTCTGTAACAGTCCCAGTGGCATGCATATCCTCATCGGGTTTTCGGTAAAAACATTAGCGGGTCGGCACATTTTCCACCAGGTTGGTCCTTTCTGTCAGGTCGCTGTTTTCCGTTTTTCAGACATACACAAAAGATATATGTTGGATATGTAAAAGTCGCAGCGGGGAAGCAACAAACTGGCCGGGTGAAATGAAGAATTTAAGCAGGTGCTGGGGAGGCTAAGTTTTCACTGGATGAAGGGAAAAAATCCACTGGCTCTGTTACAGAGGGGTGTGTTGTTTCATACTTATTGTGCGAATACACATTTTAACTAAGGTGTCGCGCGGAAACGATCAGTCCAGTACCAAATTAAAGTCTAAACTTATCGTAAGTTTTGCCGAAGGATCGGGGAAATACAAACTAATTGAATGCAATAGCCATTCTTGTGTGGCCTGTAATTTTAATagattcatttgtttttttgtttgtctttttttttcgttgttgttttggctGCTTGCTGTGACGTGGATCTTTCCCTTGTACGACACAATTGGGGAAAACGACCGTACAAAACCCTTCCCGCAAACCCGCAACACACTAAAAGACTAAGTAGTACTATAagtttaataaatttaaaatacataCACGATTATACAACATTTAACGGgaacgggaaaaaaataactattaatttttaaactacTTAATTACTTAAACTAAGTTACTGATTAAAGTTCTGTTCTTATTAAAGTTCAGTTCTTCTCTCCTTGTCCTTGAATCTTctccaaacaacaaacaaacaaacaaaccaacttCTATAACAAACAAACCGCCCCACAACCGTTTGCACAAACCTCTTCTCTTCTGGCGCCTTCCTTCACTTACTATTCTCTTGTCTGATTCTTTCGCACACAGATGTAATTTCTGTTCGCCTTGATCTCCTTTTCACTTGTTTTG
This portion of the Acropora palmata chromosome 13, jaAcrPala1.3, whole genome shotgun sequence genome encodes:
- the LOC141864558 gene encoding D-inositol 3-phosphate glycosyltransferase-like, with product MSMLTKDGTFPSTSCASSQEAQESCFTGQSPISALKVTLLSSEWRSTKGGLSTINRELAIHLAKHSKVEVSMYLPQCSEEDKRAAAAHNVCIIEAEEIPGYDPIDWLATIPRDHQMDFVIGHGIYLGRQVPHIERVHQGCRWIQVVHTDHEEHGMFKNYADSIAKGEKKHQAEVGLCKLADQVVAIGPKLEEAFSRYLRSYGKDVLTLTPGIFSEFADVPQAAEERGRFRVLVFGRGDSEDFNLKGYDIAARAVAELCKHEPQHFKLVFVGAPKGEEEKVREMLLKEGIAASQLIVRSYKEREQLAAQFCEVDLAIMPSRSEGFGLAALEALSAGLPVLVSGNSGIGDALKKLPFGLSYVVDSDDASEWAKAIRAIRDKKSKLRLREAVKLREAYAEKYHWEGECRRLVERMLEFIQETSTAPDQAVAAVNLGEQGPSSVSESVSYPDATTIQHIVGDVVSSGRGNVIQREGPGTHPLTTTERRPRLNAVSLKERPVLKQGRRPLHLHPSATLPVMEQRRDTDIRRGKVSSVVCCNKT